One segment of Gasterosteus aculeatus chromosome 3, fGasAcu3.hap1.1, whole genome shotgun sequence DNA contains the following:
- the LOC120815166 gene encoding uncharacterized protein LOC120815166 produces the protein MSLFVILGLLVCIQAQGTIVTPVFVLKGRDLLLKLHADPPEGVLFVDWKINKIVDLVRFKPSGEATVLRNSTGGFEFPENKFSVTLKNVQEVDSGVYSAEVRTLQGNKLLTEYEVTVQGPVSPVELIVDRVDNSSSESCDLHVTCRTHNSNISRTFRCVDRVCIQGGRERPEVTTSGASLQVYLLNKVIICNHSNQVHWTQDFDITEHLCPSNPAEHLCPEHAGSVFLVKMVVFSVGLIIMVSAVITVHLVDFKKHQQRNGCQTRHAAREESSHLKVTF, from the exons ATGTCTCTCTTTGTGATACTCGGGCTGCTCGTCTGCATTCAGGCTCAAG gaaccattgtgactcctgtgtttgtgctgaagggACGTGATCTGCTCCTCAAGCTTCATGCTGATCCTCCTGAGGGGGTTTTATTTGTTGActggaaaatcaataaaatagtCGATTTAGTAAGATTTAAACCTAGTGGAGAAGCAACTGTCCTTCGTAATTCCACTGGAGGGTTTGAGTTTCCTGAGAATAAATTCTCTGTGACATTGAAGAATGTACAAGAGGTCGACAGTGGAGTTTATTCTGCTGAAGTACGAACACTTCAAGGAAACAAACTACTGACTGAATACGAGGTCACAGTTCAAG gaccaGTGTCTCCAGTTGAACTGATCGTGGACCGAGTggacaacagcagctcagagtcatgtgacctccatgTGACCTGCAGGACTCACAACTCAAACATCAGCAGGACTTTCAGATGTGTCGACCGGGTCTGCATTCAAGGGGGAAGAGAGCGACCAGAGGTCACGACCTCTGGGGCTTCTCTCCAGGTCTACCTGTTGAACAAAGTGATCAtctgtaaccatagcaaccaggTTCACTGGACCCAGGACTTTGATATAACTGAACACCTTTGCCCCTCAAATCCTGCTGAACACCTTTGCCCCGAACATGCTG GTTCCGTGTTCCTGGTGAAGATGGTGGTGTTCTCTGTGGGTCTGATCATCATGGTGTCTGCCGTCATCACTGTTCACCTCGTGGACTTCAAGAAGCACCAACAAAGAAATGGATGTCAAACACGTCACGCTGCCCGGGAGGAAAGCTCCCACTTAAAGGTCACCTTCTAA
- the LOC144405556 gene encoding uncharacterized protein LOC144405556: MRSCVVLLFASLLTLCEAQGTIVTPVFVLKGRDLLLKLRADPPEGVLAVNWKINKTVTLVRIKSNGSVNVLHNVTGGFEFPENKFSVILKNVQEVDSRVYSAVVEMLKGNKTAAEYKVTVQGPVSPVELIVDRVDSSSSESCDLHVTCRTHNSHISSTFRCVDRVCNQEGGERSQVTTSGASLQVYLLHNVIICNHNNQVHWTHDFNTTEHFCSSNTDPPPHLGWVITVCVVILIVILIVVLIVWLYINRKRRIGKSK, encoded by the exons ATGAGGTCGTGCGTCGTTCTTCTCTTTGCTTCTCTGCTCACATTATGTGAAGCACAAG gaaccattgtgactcctgtgtttgtgctgaagggACGTGATCTGCTCCTCAAGCTTCGTGCTGATCCTCCTGAGGGGGTTTTAGCTGTTAActggaaaatcaataaaacagtcaCTTTAGTAAGAATTAAATCTAATGGAAGCGTAAATGTCCTTCATAATGTCACTGGAGGGTTTGAGTTTCCTGAGAATAAATTCTCTGTGATATTGAAGAATGTACAAGAGGTCGACAGCAGAGTTTATTCTGCTGTAGTAGAGAtgctaaaaggaaacaaaacagcagctgaATACAAGGTCACAGTTCAAG gaccaGTGTCTCCAGTTGAACTGATCGTGGACCGAGTGGactccagcagctcagagtcatgtgacctccatgTGACCTGCAGGACTCACAACTCTCACATCAGCAGCACTTTCAGATGTGTCGACCGGGTCTGCaatcaggagggaggagagcgatcACAGGTCACGACCTCTGGGGCTTCTCTCCAGGTCTACCTGTTGCACAACGTGATCATCTGTAACCATAACAACCAGGTTCACTGGACCCACGACTTCAATACGACTGAACATTTTTGCTCCTCAAATACTG ATCCTCCCCCTCACCTTGGCTGGGTGATTACTGTTTGCGTTGTCATTCTTATTGTCATCCTAATTGTGGTTCTAATCGTCTGGCTTTATATTAATCGAAAGAGAAGAATCGGTAAGTCCAAGTAA